The sequence below is a genomic window from Ignavibacteriales bacterium.
ACTTAATCTTCTGCTTGCTGAATTTATGGATGTTAAAAAAATGTGGAAGGAAAAACTTTTTATTCCGGATGCTAACAGCACACTCAGACTTACATACGGATACATCCGCGGTTATGCACCTGCAGATGCTGTTTACTATTCACCTATAACCACTCTAAAAGGAGTTGTTGAAAAAGGGAAGGACTCAGGAGACTATCAGCTTCTGCCAAAAATAAAAGAGCTTTACAACAAAAAAGATTTTGGAATTTTTACGGATGAAAAGTTAAATGATGTTCCTGTCGCCATTTGTTATAATACAGATACGAGCGGCGGAAATTCAGGAAGCCCGATATTGAATGCTTATGGTGAACTTATCGGTGTTAACTTTGACAGGGCATTCGAAGCTACGATAAATGATTTTGCATGGAGTGAAGTTTACAGCCGTTCAATCGGAGTTGATATAAGGTATGTGTTATGGGTTACTCAAAAAGTCGGTGGTGCTGATTATATTCTTAATGAACTTGGAGTGGAAAGCAAATAATCTTTTTAATCCATTTAAATTCGGGGTTATTTTATGAAAAGCCCTAACCAAAAGTTATTTACAAGGTGGAACACCGCATCGTGGGTCGTGATTATTCTTGGATGCGGATATGTTTATGCTGGTTTCTTTTTTCCTGATCCGGTTTTATCAAAACTGCATTGGGGACCGCAGGCTGTTTTACTCGGGATAAAAATAATTATCCCGATCATTCTTCTTGGCGCAGTTTACTTTTTCTACGCAATAAGAGTAGGGAAGACAAAGCCCGGTGCTGTAGTACTTCTCTCAATTGCCCTGCTTGTTTTCGCTTCTATACTTTACCCGGTCGGAGATTACTTTTATCAGAAATCTCTTTCAAAAAAACTTGATGAATTCCATTCACTGCTTCAGATAATACCGCCCGGTGTTCCCATTGTGGAATATTCAAACTATAATATTTTTTGTCTTGGTGGTTCCACAACTGAGTTTAAAGATAAAGCGGGACGCGACTGGACCAAAATGGTTGAGGATAAATTAAGTGATGAGGTGAATTCAAAAAAAATAAAATTTTATAACCTGGGCAGGCAATGGTATACCTCACAGCATATCCTTACAAACTATATTCAGAATATAAGACAGCATAAACCTGATATGCTTATCGTTATGGTGAACATAAATGATCTTCTTCACAATGCAGATTTTTCAAGGTTCAGTAAAGGTGATTTCAGAGAAGACTACGGACATTTCCTCGGACCATTAACGAATGTTATAAACAGAACAAGCCTGCTTCAAATGATAATTCAAACTGTAAAACAAAACTGGTATTACACAGAACCCGAAGAAGTTAATTCAGTTTCATTTTCCGGGTTAAAATCATTTGAGAATAATATTAATACTCTTATTGACTTATGCAGTATGGATAGGATAAAAGTCCTTTTAATGACTGAGCCAAATATTTACAAAGAAGCTATGCCGAGTGTTGAAATGGAAGCTCTGCATATGCTTAATACAGAAGCTATAGGAAACGGGAAAAAATGGAGCCTGCAAACTGCAATGACAGGTCTTTCTGCTTATAACCAGGTAATAAAACAGACCGCATCAAAACGCGGGACGATGTTAATTGATCTTGACAAAGTTGTACCAAAATCACTTGAATATTTTTATGATGATGTTCATTATAAAGATCAGACGTATGATCTGATATCGGATTATATTTCCGGTGAGTTGAAAAAACTTAAACCCTGGAAAAAATAATAGGAAAGAGTAACTCAACTGTTTAAGGAATTCAGAAGTATTCTGAAATGGGCTAACCCATCTTCAATAAAAAAGGCGATTCAATGAATCGCCTTAATTGTAAATAGCAAATAAAAATCTACTTGAGAAGGATCATCTTATTTGTTCTTGTAAACTCGTTCTGGCTGCCTGAGCCGATTCTAAGAATGTAGTAATAAATTCCTGATGAAAGATCCTTTGCATCAAAATTAATATCATAAGTTCCGGCAGGTTTTACTTCATTAACAAGATTCGCCACCTCCTGACCAATCGCGTTGAAGATTTTCAGACTTACAAAATTATCTTTTGGCAACTGGAACTTGATCATTGTTGAAGGGTTGAAAGGATTCGGATAATTCTGGTATAAGGCGTACTCAGTTGGTTTAACTGTAAATTCAACCTCAACAATTTTTGAATACTCATACTGTCCGTCGTTATCGATCTGTTTCAGCCTGTATGAATATTTTGAAGAAGACTTAGGCGCATCGGTGAATGAGTAATTTTTTTCTGAGTTTGAATTTCCGTGTCCTTCAACAAAACCGATTTTGGAAAAATTGATTCCATCACCTGACCGTTCAATATCAAAACCAAAATTATTTACTTCGGTCTTTGTTGACCAGTTAAGTTGAATTTTGTCATTCAAAAGTTTTGATGTGAATGATGTTAGTTCAACAGGGAGAGTGACATTCGATGCTGTGCTTTGATAATACCAAAGAGCTGGATTTACATTAGCACGATCTGCTCCGCCAAGTTCAATGTACCATTGACCTGCATCGCTAGCAAAACCACCTGGACATAATTCAAAACTTCCGGTCCCAACACCACCTGAAACTGTAACTGTTAGAATGGTATATTCCACACCTCCAGTATAAGTAGTACTTGCAATTAAACTTCCGGAAGCATAGATAATGTAATCGTACGAACCACTAGTTGCCTTGGCTCCTTGATTAACGTATCCAAACGAACTTGATTCTCCCGACAAATTCACTCCAGCACCGAGTGATGAAAGCCAGCGAATTCCGAAATTTCCACCGGTAAAGCCACCAGTGATATCTGCACTTGGTCTGAATCTTACAGTTAGTGTTGTACCAGATCCAAAAATTCCTCCATCTGCAGTCTGAGCATAAACAGAAATCTGTAAAAGCATAACAGACAACAAAAACAATAATGGAAATTTAATCTTCATTTTTACCTCGTTAAACTTATTATTATAAAGTCATTTACTAATTTGGAACTTGAGTTGGTCTGGTTACGTTAAAACCTGCATTACCAATTACATTATATATCAATAACCTGTCATTATTACTCAAGTTAAATTTAACTACACCGTCTAAATTAAAATCTTCAGGATAGTAGCCTGACGCGGTTGCATTGAATCCACCATTACCTATGCGATTATAAATCAAAAGTCTATCATTATTAGCTAGATTAAATTTCACAACTCCATCACCATTTGCATCTCCTGTCCATAGACCAAATGCAGTACCGTTTCCTAACAAATCCAGCATCGGGTTTGTTCCAAATGCCTGGGTTTGTGCAGTGCTAAAATCATATTCGGAATTTCCTCCAATCAAGTAGGAACCGGAAAGGGAGCTGGTCAAAGATAAAGAATTTGCACTCATAACCGCAAGGTGGTTTCTATGTCTGATAACAACATAATAACTTGAGATGTCGCCCGCTTTATAAAAATTCACCGGGCTGCTGCCGTCAAGATCGACAATGGTTCCGTCATTCAAAATAAAGCATGCTCTCTTTTGCACGGTTGAAGAATCTGCGGTGTTACGTCTCAGTTCAACCAATACCCAATCAACAACACCTGTCGGGATTGAAGCTACAGTTTCGTCACCGGTATAATTCCAGGGTGCTGCACTATATGGCTGAGAAAGCGGAATAAAATTATTTGTGTTTAGTGTGGTTGTCATAGTTCCGCCGCTGTAAGGTCCTTGCAGAAAAGCTGAAAGTGTGACAGCAGTTGAAGTTCCTGAAATACCGCCTGAACCAATTCCGCCATTGTATTGTGCTGTTGTAACTGTGCTGAAAATAATAATAGCTGAAAAAATTATTTTTAATTTCATTTTTAATTCCATTTAAATTTTATTCCTCGGTTCTTACGCATCTGAACCCGTTACCCCCTGTACGTCCCGCACCGCTGCTTGCATAGGTACGTGCCGATACCTGAAGTGATTCAGTTGAATTGAAACCTCCGCCGCGACCTCCGGATCCATTTGCAAACTGAACGCTTGTAACAACAAAACCCGGCCAATCAGAGTTTGTAGCTGAGCCGCCTTCTGAAAGCACGCCATTACCGTTTGAGCCTTGAAAATTTCTTCCAAGACTATCCGCACTGATAACCGTTTCCCAGATATTGCCTGTCAATTCCATCACACCATAATATGAACCGCCTGAACCCTGTCTTGTATTTAAAGTAGCCGCAAAGATACCAGATCTTAAAGGTCCATAAGCACCATCGCCGTTACTGAAAACAGTAGCACCTGCGTTTGTGTTCATATCACCAATTACGGTTTCGGTACCGTCTTCAGTGCCGCTTACGTTACCGGTATAATCAAGAAATGTATTTCCCCATGCGTATTCACCTGCGACTGGTGTAACTGTTCCTCTGCATGCTTTTTCAAATTCGAATTCAGTCATCGGTCTTAGACCAGCCCATCCGGCATATGCGGCTCCATCCATATAGGAAAGGTAATTGCACGCTCTTGATGGTCTTCCAGCAACCACCCAGGGGTGAGCGCCGGTTATGGTATTCCTGTCGGCGATTGTTACATCAAACCGGTTATCAGACTGAAGTGATGTTACGGTATTTAAAAAGTCAGCGTATTGACCTTGCGTTAATTCATATTTCATAATATAAAATGCATCGAATCCTTTTGGATATGCTGCAGGTATGACCCCGGTATCGTACCTGAATTCTCCGGTTGCCCAGAGACTATTCGGGTTTGGATTAATGCTGATAGTATCATTCAGGGTGATAGCGTTCTCGGAACTTATCGTGAACGGTGTTGAAGGATCGCCGGCTATGTGAAATCGGTTAGTCGAATTGCCGTCTCCAACCTGGAAACTTCCCTGAGGTATATACACCATTTCAATTGCAAATACTTTTACTGTGACCTGAGCATCATCAGCAACTCCATCTGCTGCATAATTCCATCTTAACATTACATCATCAAAAATATTTTCACCTGTTCCATCGGCGCTCCGGTAAATGAAAATTCCTTTACCATCTGATACTGCTGATATTGTTGAACCGGTTGGAGCAGTGTGATTTAATGATGTGGAAGATAGAGATGCATGAAGCCAGTTACCGCTGCCGACTCTGTACTTGACAAAAATCCATGCAGCATCCCAGTTAGTAGAATTCCGCCAGCTATTTTGCCAGTTTAAATCAAAATTTACAAATGTATGTGAACCGTTCACTTGCCCGGTCAGCAAGACATTTGTGACTCTAATATCATTTGCCTTGACTGAAGAACAAAATGCGATAAAAAATATCAGCATCGCTTTCATTACAAATGATAAATTCCAGTTTAATTTAGTTTCCAAGAACCAACCTCTTTGAATCTTTAGATTTGAATTAATAAAATGTTGCAAGTTTGAAGCAACATTCAGACCATATTTTGAATGATATTCCGGTTTATAAAATTTATTTTCCCGCAAATAGTGCCCACATTAAAAAACATAAAATGGGATTGAGCCGGATTATTAATATTATTGAGACAAGATAAATCGTTTTGTACGATTATGAGAACCCGATTTTACTCCTACTCTTCTTCCCTGAAAATACTATCAGACTATTTTTTTGGGTGAATTAAAATACTCTTTCAATCAATAAATTACAATCATTTTTTTTGAACAGAGTATTTACCTTCATTACTATTCAATACCTTTTATTATTTTTGAAAAGTAAAACTGAACATCAAAAAATATTATAAACGGAGAATCTTCAATTTCTGAAATTCAAAAAAAATATTTAGTTAAGGAATTAGACGAGTCTTACTCAAGCGAGTGGATAAAAATACTTGAACAGGATAAAGATGCAGTTGTATACAATCATCCTTACTGGGTTGATGCACTCAGGAATGAATATGGTCAGAAAGCTATAGTACTTGGTGCCTTCAACGATAAAATGAATCTGACAGGTGTTTTACCATTTCTTCGATCAAAAGGATTTCCATTTGGAATTGGCGGTATAGTCGCTGGTAAAAGAATTTCTTCATTACCCAGAACTCCTGTTTGTGGACCTGTTATCGCAGACACTGATTGTATTCCCTCATTATTAAATGCCGCGGCAGAAATAAATAAGTCTGAGCCAGATTGCAGGATACAGATCAAATCAACCATTGCAACATTGAATTCAGAAGAAAGCAGAGTAGTTAAAATACCGTGGAGGGAAACATACACACTGTCATTACCGGATAGTCACGAAGAACTTCGATTTGGAAACAAGACAAGAAACCACAGAATTAAAAGTGCTGTCAGTAAAGCCGAAAAGTCAGGTATTAAAATCCGATTAGCTGAGAATGAAACTGACCTTAAAGCATGGTATCAATTGTATCTTGAGACGATGCGTTCAGTTGCGGTTCCGGCGCGTCCCTACAGGTTATTTAAATATATGTTTGAAAAATTAAAACCTGCCGGGATGATGAGATTATTGCTGGCTGAGTTGAATGATAATAAATCAAAACGATTGTTAACCGGGTCAATTTTTTTATCATACAACAAAACATTTTATTATGCGTTCAACGGAAGGAAACTGGATGAGCCGGCG
It includes:
- a CDS encoding SUMF1/EgtB/PvdO family nonheme iron enzyme — its product is METKLNWNLSFVMKAMLIFFIAFCSSVKANDIRVTNVLLTGQVNGSHTFVNFDLNWQNSWRNSTNWDAAWIFVKYRVGSGNWLHASLSSTSLNHTAPTGSTISAVSDGKGIFIYRSADGTGENIFDDVMLRWNYAADGVADDAQVTVKVFAIEMVYIPQGSFQVGDGNSTNRFHIAGDPSTPFTISSENAITLNDTISINPNPNSLWATGEFRYDTGVIPAAYPKGFDAFYIMKYELTQGQYADFLNTVTSLQSDNRFDVTIADRNTITGAHPWVVAGRPSRACNYLSYMDGAAYAGWAGLRPMTEFEFEKACRGTVTPVAGEYAWGNTFLDYTGNVSGTEDGTETVIGDMNTNAGATVFSNGDGAYGPLRSGIFAATLNTRQGSGGSYYGVMELTGNIWETVISADSLGRNFQGSNGNGVLSEGGSATNSDWPGFVVTSVQFANGSGGRGGGFNSTESLQVSARTYASSGAGRTGGNGFRCVRTEE
- a CDS encoding GNAT family N-acetyltransferase, producing the protein MNLTGVLPFLRSKGFPFGIGGIVAGKRISSLPRTPVCGPVIADTDCIPSLLNAAAEINKSEPDCRIQIKSTIATLNSEESRVVKIPWRETYTLSLPDSHEELRFGNKTRNHRIKSAVSKAEKSGIKIRLAENETDLKAWYQLYLETMRSVAVPARPYRLFKYMFEKLKPAGMMRLLLAELNDNKSKRLLTGSIFLSYNKTFYYAFNGRKLDEPALHQNDYVLYTAIKTARQEGFKYFDFGEVTSDNEGLARFKSKWGCDTKQLYHYYHPLPEDFDIKTVDSGSNGSSLRKLIWKKLPLNVTQILGDKIYQYL
- a CDS encoding SGNH/GDSL hydrolase family protein encodes the protein MKSPNQKLFTRWNTASWVVIILGCGYVYAGFFFPDPVLSKLHWGPQAVLLGIKIIIPIILLGAVYFFYAIRVGKTKPGAVVLLSIALLVFASILYPVGDYFYQKSLSKKLDEFHSLLQIIPPGVPIVEYSNYNIFCLGGSTTEFKDKAGRDWTKMVEDKLSDEVNSKKIKFYNLGRQWYTSQHILTNYIQNIRQHKPDMLIVMVNINDLLHNADFSRFSKGDFREDYGHFLGPLTNVINRTSLLQMIIQTVKQNWYYTEPEEVNSVSFSGLKSFENNINTLIDLCSMDRIKVLLMTEPNIYKEAMPSVEMEALHMLNTEAIGNGKKWSLQTAMTGLSAYNQVIKQTASKRGTMLIDLDKVVPKSLEYFYDDVHYKDQTYDLISDYISGELKKLKPWKK
- a CDS encoding T9SS type A sorting domain-containing protein; translation: MKIKFPLLFLLSVMLLQISVYAQTADGGIFGSGTTLTVRFRPSADITGGFTGGNFGIRWLSSLGAGVNLSGESSSFGYVNQGAKATSGSYDYIIYASGSLIASTTYTGGVEYTILTVTVSGGVGTGSFELCPGGFASDAGQWYIELGGADRANVNPALWYYQSTASNVTLPVELTSFTSKLLNDKIQLNWSTKTEVNNFGFDIERSGDGINFSKIGFVEGHGNSNSEKNYSFTDAPKSSSKYSYRLKQIDNDGQYEYSKIVEVEFTVKPTEYALYQNYPNPFNPSTMIKFQLPKDNFVSLKIFNAIGQEVANLVNEVKPAGTYDINFDAKDLSSGIYYYILRIGSGSQNEFTRTNKMILLK